DNA from Variovorax sp. PBL-H6:
CGGACATCTTCGGCAAGGGAGAAGGCGCAAATGGCGTCATGCAGGCCATGCTGCAGGGCCGCGCCTGGCTCTGGGTCGGTATTGCCGGCCTGGCCATCTGCGTCGCAGGTGCCTTGCTGCGTCCAGGGCGCGCACAGGGTCAGGTACTCCTGGCCGGTGGCGCGGTGGGTTTTCTCGGCCTGGCACTGACGGGCTTCCTGATCGGGTCCAAGGGCTGGTCCTTCGCAGCCCTCGAGGCGCGTCTCGGGGAGTTGCCATTGCATCAGTTCGGCATCGGCGCTGGAGGCTTCATCGCACTCGCCGCACTGCTGCTGCTCGCCGCCTTCGGGCTGGCACGCATGGGTTACTTCCGCGGCGACCTGTTCGTCTCCGCCGCGGTGATGGGATGCGGTGCGTTGATGGCACTGTTCATTGCCTACCCGGTGAGCAAGGCGCTGGCGAGCGCTTTCCTCGACGAGGGCGGACTCTTTTCGCTCCATGCTCTTTTCGGCCGGATCGGCACCGAGCAGGTCTGGGGACTTGGCTGCCTGGCCGGCGGAGTGCGTTGCGGCGTTGCGTGGAACACCCTCGCACTGGCGCTTCTCACCGCGTCCGGGACGACCCTGCTCGGCACCTTGCTTGCGCTGATGGCCGAGCGCGGCGGCCGAAGATGGCGCCGGCCTCTGGGCGTGCTCGCTGTGCTGCCGATCATCACGCCGCCCTTCGTGGTCGGCCTTGGGCTGATCCTGCTGTTCGGCCGCGCCGGCGTCGTCAACCAACTGCTCGAAAGCACATTCGGCATCGAGCCGACGCGTTGGTTCTATGGCCTGCCCGGCATTCTTGTCGCGCAGCTTTTCGCCTTCACCCCGATTGCGTTCATGATCATGCGCGGCGTGGTGCAGGGGGTCGCACCGAGCCTCGAAGAGGCCGCCCAGATGCTGCGCGCCGACCGTCGCCGCACCTTCTTCACGATCACCTTGCCTCTGATTGCGCCCGGGCTGGCCAATGCGTTCCTCGTTGGCTTCATCGAGAGCATCGCCGACTTCGGCAACCCCGTGGTCGTAGGCGGCCAGTTCTCGGTGCTATCGACCGACATCTTCTTTGCGATCGTCGGCGCGCAATACGACCAGGGACGCGCCGCCTCCCTGGCGTGGGTACTGACCCTCTTCGCACTCGGCGTGTTCGCGATCCAGCGGGCCCTGCTCGGCAAGCGCAGCTTCACGACGGTGA
Protein-coding regions in this window:
- a CDS encoding ABC transporter permease, whose product is MSAPVRGRPGSAGAIWWCIAIGCAAYLLLPWYAIQDTSWYEALPDIFGKGEGANGVMQAMLQGRAWLWVGIAGLAICVAGALLRPGRAQGQVLLAGGAVGFLGLALTGFLIGSKGWSFAALEARLGELPLHQFGIGAGGFIALAALLLLAAFGLARMGYFRGDLFVSAAVMGCGALMALFIAYPVSKALASAFLDEGGLFSLHALFGRIGTEQVWGLGCLAGGVRCGVAWNTLALALLTASGTTLLGTLLALMAERGGRRWRRPLGVLAVLPIITPPFVVGLGLILLFGRAGVVNQLLESTFGIEPTRWFYGLPGILVAQLFAFTPIAFMIMRGVVQGVAPSLEEAAQMLRADRRRTFFTITLPLIAPGLANAFLVGFIESIADFGNPVVVGGQFSVLSTDIFFAIVGAQYDQGRAASLAWVLTLFALGVFAIQRALLGKRSFTTVTGKGDAGIPMALPSGVRRAIQFIALPWIAFTLVVYLFAFAGGFVQTWGRDYTFTLRHFHTAFALEWSQFGLVWAGTAWHSLITTVKLAAIAAPLTAALGLLIAWLLARNVFRGQGAFEFGTLLAFAIPGTVLGVSYILAFNVPPLELTGTGLIIVLCFMFRNLPVGVRAGTAAFKQLDRSLDEASLMLRASTSQTLFKVVLPLLKPAVATALVYSFVRAMTTVSAVIFLVTAENELATTYIISRVGNGDYGVALAYCTVMMLLMGLAIALVQFLVGERRLGRRMAVAPAMTVTAQ